The following are encoded together in the Salinibacterium sp. UTAS2018 genome:
- a CDS encoding polyprenyl synthetase family protein yields MNPSVPPARRSNTLSSSLGLGEKLFASSDERRFATAIEKGLDEVEAGLLSHMAFADEIADATSRYLLEAGGKRVRPVLALLTAQLGDGNNADVVIAAQAIEITHLASLYHDDVMDEAQLRRGVPSAQNVWGNSVAILTGDLLFARASKLVAGLGEEALMLQANTFERLCLGQLHETLGPKPDENPVEHYLQVLADKTGSLIATAAEIGVMFSNAPAEYTKPVREFGEKVGVAFQLIDDVIDLSAETGKTGKKAGTDLRSGVATLPLLYLRELALVDSDAAELLTRIERDVNANFYGEGDEAAIDAAVTELREHAVTKKTLDEARRWGREAVEALAPLPNGPVKKALTRFAEGIVERSN; encoded by the coding sequence GTGAACCCGAGTGTTCCGCCTGCTCGTCGCAGCAACACCCTGAGCTCTTCGTTGGGGCTGGGAGAAAAGCTCTTTGCCTCGAGCGATGAGCGTCGTTTCGCGACGGCGATTGAAAAGGGCCTCGACGAGGTCGAAGCTGGCTTGCTTTCGCACATGGCCTTTGCCGATGAAATCGCGGATGCCACGAGCCGCTACCTGCTCGAAGCCGGTGGCAAACGCGTGCGGCCCGTACTCGCGCTGCTCACCGCTCAGCTCGGTGACGGCAACAACGCCGATGTGGTTATTGCCGCGCAAGCAATTGAGATCACGCACTTGGCCTCGCTCTACCATGACGACGTGATGGATGAGGCGCAATTGCGTCGCGGTGTCCCGAGCGCTCAAAATGTCTGGGGCAACTCGGTTGCGATCCTCACGGGCGACCTTCTTTTTGCGCGCGCGAGCAAGCTCGTTGCCGGGCTCGGCGAAGAAGCGCTTATGCTGCAGGCCAACACTTTTGAGCGGCTCTGCCTCGGACAATTGCACGAAACTCTCGGCCCGAAGCCGGACGAGAACCCCGTCGAGCATTACCTTCAGGTTTTGGCCGACAAGACGGGTTCGCTGATTGCGACCGCGGCAGAAATTGGAGTGATGTTCTCCAACGCCCCCGCCGAGTACACCAAGCCGGTTCGCGAGTTCGGTGAAAAAGTTGGGGTGGCGTTTCAGCTCATCGACGACGTCATTGACCTCTCAGCCGAGACCGGCAAGACCGGCAAGAAAGCCGGAACGGATCTGCGCAGTGGCGTTGCCACGTTGCCGCTCTTGTACCTGCGTGAACTTGCTCTCGTTGACAGCGACGCGGCCGAGCTGCTGACGCGCATCGAGCGCGACGTCAACGCCAACTTCTACGGCGAAGGCGACGAAGCAGCCATCGATGCTGCCGTTACCGAGCTGCGCGAACATGCCGTGACGAAGAAGACACTAGACGAAGCCCGCCGCTGGGGCCGCGAAGCTGTTGAAGCCCTCGCGCCGCTGCCCAATGGCCCCGTCAAGAAAGCTCTCACGCGTTTCGCTGAAGGCATCGTCGAACGCTCTAACTAG
- the ubiE gene encoding bifunctional demethylmenaquinone methyltransferase/2-methoxy-6-polyprenyl-1,4-benzoquinol methylase UbiE, whose amino-acid sequence MNKRPEDVAGMFDGVAKHYDRTNNVLSAGNAVLWRAATVRAVAPAAGERILDIAAGTGTSSAALHRNGARVVGLDFSTGMVEQARKRHKKIEFIQGDAQQLPFGDNEFDAVTISFGLRNINDPRAALSEMYRVLKPGGRLVITEFSKPPVAIVRAGYFTYLNRVMPIIADRSSSNPEAYTYLAESIREWPDQGELSQWIRAAGFTRVAYRNLTAGIVAMHRGHKPADATVLASVAKRKGNATRPIKTITKAKTNSDTTPKP is encoded by the coding sequence ATGAACAAGCGACCGGAAGACGTAGCCGGAATGTTCGACGGTGTCGCAAAACATTACGACCGTACGAACAACGTGCTCTCCGCGGGAAACGCCGTGCTCTGGCGGGCTGCCACGGTGCGTGCTGTAGCTCCGGCAGCGGGGGAGCGCATCCTCGATATCGCCGCGGGCACGGGCACAAGCTCGGCTGCTCTTCACCGTAATGGTGCGCGCGTTGTTGGTCTCGATTTCTCCACCGGCATGGTGGAGCAAGCGCGTAAGCGCCACAAGAAGATCGAGTTCATTCAGGGCGATGCTCAGCAGCTGCCCTTCGGCGATAACGAGTTCGACGCCGTCACGATCAGTTTTGGTCTGCGCAACATTAACGATCCCCGCGCTGCTCTCTCTGAGATGTACCGCGTGCTCAAGCCCGGTGGGCGTCTCGTCATTACTGAATTTTCGAAGCCTCCGGTCGCGATCGTTCGCGCCGGCTACTTCACCTACCTCAACCGCGTGATGCCGATCATCGCTGATCGCTCAAGCTCCAACCCCGAGGCGTACACCTACCTCGCGGAGTCGATTCGTGAGTGGCCTGATCAGGGCGAACTCAGCCAGTGGATCCGGGCTGCCGGCTTCACCCGCGTTGCGTACCGCAACCTCACCGCCGGCATCGTGGCGATGCACCGTGGGCACAAGCCCGCTGACGCCACCGTGCTCGCCTCGGTTGCCAAGCGCAAAGGCAATGCCACTCGTCCGATCAAGACGATCACCAAGGCAAAAACCAACTCAGACACCACACCGAAGCCGTAG
- a CDS encoding ion transporter, whose protein sequence is MNLTASPESPSFRRRLTQFVDSSLVQNFVLAVIVVNAVIIALMTAAEEGTTTYEVLHSLDSIALVVFVIELVLKLVAYGPKRFFTDGWSVFDLIVVGIALVPSAGPLSVLRALRVLRILRVIKFMPQVRMVVEALIRSFPGIGAIALLMSLVFFVASVMSTELFGDQFPEWFGSIGKSTYSLFQIMTLESWSMGIVRPIMEVMPLAWLFFVPFILIAAFITLNLFIAVIVDTMSSLRVEREEADHAEQERLAPSVQLELSDDEQSLLSVGLSRLLAPAAAQPDLLRMWGVDTADALHDDIQRLQIALAAGGEHSPADWARIVFAADLALMRSQPGGATSDELASSDAKALAISRSLRARLDAHEGMSAGAAVVTVEA, encoded by the coding sequence GTGAATCTAACCGCTTCTCCCGAGAGCCCATCGTTTCGTCGTCGACTAACCCAGTTTGTTGACTCATCACTCGTTCAGAACTTCGTTCTCGCCGTCATCGTGGTCAATGCCGTCATCATCGCTCTGATGACCGCGGCAGAAGAGGGCACGACGACCTACGAGGTTCTCCACTCTCTCGACTCGATTGCCCTCGTGGTCTTCGTCATTGAGCTCGTTCTCAAGCTTGTTGCCTACGGCCCCAAGCGTTTCTTCACCGATGGGTGGTCTGTTTTTGACCTCATCGTTGTGGGGATTGCGCTTGTGCCCAGTGCTGGACCACTTTCGGTTCTTCGTGCGCTCCGAGTGCTGCGTATTTTGAGAGTCATCAAGTTCATGCCGCAGGTGCGGATGGTTGTTGAGGCGCTCATCCGCTCGTTCCCGGGCATCGGTGCAATCGCCCTGCTGATGTCTCTCGTCTTCTTCGTGGCATCCGTTATGTCGACCGAACTCTTCGGCGATCAGTTTCCGGAGTGGTTCGGCAGCATCGGAAAGTCGACGTATTCGCTGTTTCAGATCATGACCCTCGAGAGTTGGTCGATGGGGATCGTGCGCCCGATCATGGAAGTGATGCCGTTGGCGTGGCTGTTCTTCGTGCCGTTCATCCTGATCGCCGCGTTCATCACCCTGAACCTGTTTATTGCCGTCATCGTGGACACGATGTCGTCGCTGCGCGTCGAGCGCGAAGAGGCAGATCACGCGGAACAGGAACGACTCGCTCCTTCAGTGCAGCTCGAACTGAGCGACGACGAGCAATCGCTGCTCTCCGTTGGGCTCAGTCGACTACTCGCGCCAGCAGCGGCCCAACCAGACCTGCTGCGGATGTGGGGCGTCGACACTGCCGACGCATTGCACGATGATATTCAGCGCCTTCAGATCGCCCTTGCCGCTGGCGGTGAGCACTCCCCGGCGGATTGGGCTCGCATTGTGTTCGCGGCAGACTTAGCGCTGATGCGGAGCCAACCCGGCGGTGCGACTAGCGACGAGCTGGCTTCGAGCGACGCGAAAGCCCTAGCGATCTCACGCTCCCTTCGGGCGCGACTCGATGCGCATGAGGGAATGTCCGCCGGCGCAGCCGTCGTCACCGTTGAGGCGTGA
- a CDS encoding polyphosphate kinase 2 family protein produces MSTLTPVTADFELASIDPSSTPEFDGDKKDAEKALEKNGEKLAALQERLFAESKFGGERRVLLVLQAMDTAGKGGILRHVIGGVDPQGVQIHAFKAPTDEEKSHDFLWRIRKELPEAGFIGVFDRSHYEDVLIHRVRGFSTPETVEERYGIIQKFEEELVANGTVIIKVMLHISADEQKERLQERLDRPEKHWKYNPGDVDERLLWAEYQEAYEIALRRTTTESAPWYVIPANHKWYARWAVQQLLLDALEGIDPQWPSADYDVEAEKVRLANS; encoded by the coding sequence ATGAGCACACTCACGCCTGTCACCGCCGACTTCGAGCTTGCGAGCATCGACCCGTCATCAACTCCTGAGTTCGATGGCGACAAGAAAGATGCCGAAAAGGCCCTCGAGAAGAACGGCGAAAAGCTCGCCGCGCTTCAAGAGCGACTCTTTGCCGAGAGTAAGTTCGGCGGCGAGCGTCGCGTTCTTCTCGTACTGCAGGCTATGGATACGGCGGGCAAGGGCGGCATCCTGCGTCACGTTATCGGCGGTGTAGACCCCCAGGGCGTGCAGATTCACGCGTTCAAGGCGCCCACCGACGAAGAGAAGTCGCATGACTTTCTCTGGCGCATTCGCAAAGAGCTGCCCGAGGCGGGGTTCATCGGTGTCTTCGACCGTTCGCACTACGAGGATGTTCTGATTCACCGCGTGCGCGGTTTCTCGACGCCGGAAACCGTCGAAGAGCGTTACGGCATCATCCAGAAGTTCGAAGAAGAGCTTGTGGCTAACGGAACGGTCATCATCAAGGTGATGCTGCACATCAGTGCCGATGAGCAAAAAGAGCGTCTGCAGGAGCGACTTGACCGGCCTGAAAAGCACTGGAAGTACAACCCCGGAGATGTGGATGAGCGCCTGCTCTGGGCCGAATACCAAGAGGCCTACGAGATTGCCCTGCGCCGCACGACAACCGAAAGTGCGCCCTGGTACGTGATTCCGGCCAACCACAAGTGGTACGCCCGCTGGGCTGTTCAGCAGCTTCTGCTTGATGCTCTCGAGGGAATCGACCCGCAGTGGCCGAGTGCTGATTACGACGTTGAGGCCGAAAAGGTGCGCCTCGCTAACAGCTAA
- a CDS encoding isochorismate synthase MenF encodes MASTHEILSVVTRPTASVDRLLDWITPQHPLAFVRDGEGLVGIGELLRLEFRGPDRFTAAAAAWAELARTAIVHDSVKRAGTGLVALGSFAFADSSDAVSVLIVPRVVVGSRDGIQWVTTITVGETNGLPGTSDGLPTGPHEPAGDLVHVDFLPGEMSTKNFTKTVKAALREISRGAAAKIVIARDQSAELSVDADLRLPITALASRYPDTFTFAVDGLIGSSPETLVRVQNGAVSARVLAGSAARGDDRISDGRAAGTLMNSPKDQKEHALALASVMDALAPLCSELNAASAPFTLQLPNLWHLATDIEGQLSQRSSGLDLIGILHPTAAVAGTPTPDAIRLIDELEGFDRGRYAGPVGWVDANGNGEWAVALRCAQVSGARITAYAGAGIVAGSDAKKELAETELKFRPIVEAFG; translated from the coding sequence ATGGCTAGCACCCACGAGATTCTCAGCGTTGTCACGCGCCCCACAGCGTCGGTTGACCGCCTGCTCGACTGGATCACTCCGCAGCATCCCCTCGCCTTCGTGCGCGATGGAGAAGGCCTCGTGGGCATCGGCGAGCTTCTGCGCCTCGAGTTCCGCGGCCCAGATCGCTTCACTGCTGCCGCTGCGGCATGGGCAGAGCTGGCTCGCACCGCGATTGTGCACGACAGCGTTAAGCGAGCAGGCACCGGGCTCGTGGCACTTGGCAGCTTTGCGTTCGCCGACTCCTCCGATGCCGTGAGCGTTCTCATCGTTCCGCGCGTTGTCGTCGGCAGCCGCGATGGCATTCAGTGGGTCACTACCATCACCGTCGGAGAAACAAACGGATTGCCTGGCACCTCAGACGGCCTGCCCACTGGCCCGCACGAGCCCGCTGGCGATCTCGTGCACGTCGACTTCCTGCCCGGCGAGATGAGCACCAAGAACTTCACCAAGACGGTGAAGGCCGCGCTGCGCGAAATATCGCGCGGGGCTGCAGCCAAAATCGTGATCGCGCGCGATCAGAGCGCCGAACTTTCGGTCGACGCCGATCTACGCCTACCCATCACCGCACTCGCCAGCCGCTACCCGGACACCTTCACGTTCGCCGTCGACGGCCTCATCGGCTCGAGCCCCGAGACGCTCGTTCGCGTGCAGAATGGCGCCGTCAGCGCTCGCGTGCTCGCGGGCAGTGCCGCGCGCGGCGACGACCGCATCTCCGACGGGCGAGCCGCCGGAACGCTCATGAACTCGCCCAAAGATCAGAAAGAACATGCGCTCGCGCTCGCGAGCGTGATGGATGCCCTCGCACCACTCTGCAGCGAACTGAACGCGGCATCCGCCCCATTCACGCTGCAGTTGCCCAACCTGTGGCACCTCGCGACTGACATTGAGGGGCAACTGAGCCAGCGTTCCAGCGGGCTCGACCTGATCGGAATCTTGCACCCCACGGCTGCCGTTGCCGGCACGCCAACGCCCGACGCCATCCGCCTCATTGACGAACTTGAGGGCTTCGACCGTGGCCGCTACGCCGGGCCCGTCGGCTGGGTGGATGCCAACGGCAACGGTGAATGGGCCGTGGCGTTGCGCTGTGCCCAGGTCAGCGGCGCGCGCATCACCGCCTACGCCGGCGCGGGAATTGTGGCCGGCTCCGACGCCAAAAAAGAGCTTGCGGAGACGGAGCTCAAATTCCGCCCCATTGTCGAAGCGTTCGGCTAG
- a CDS encoding YajQ family cyclic di-GMP-binding protein — translation MADSSFDIVSKVDQMEAENAVNQAQKELAQRYDFKGVGASVEWTGESLLLKASAEERVKAVLEVLEAKFIKRGISLRSLDAGEPFPSGKEYRIEISLKNGISSEDAKKISKIIRDEAPKGVKSQIQGDELRVQSKSRDDLQATMALLKGKDIEVALQFVNFR, via the coding sequence ATGGCTGATTCTTCGTTTGACATTGTGAGCAAAGTTGACCAAATGGAGGCGGAAAACGCCGTCAACCAGGCGCAAAAGGAGCTTGCTCAGCGCTACGACTTCAAGGGCGTTGGCGCCTCGGTCGAGTGGACCGGCGAGAGCCTCCTCCTTAAGGCGAGCGCCGAAGAGCGGGTCAAAGCCGTTCTCGAGGTGCTTGAAGCCAAGTTCATCAAGCGTGGCATCTCGCTGCGCAGCCTCGACGCCGGCGAGCCCTTCCCCAGCGGCAAGGAATACCGCATCGAGATCAGCCTGAAGAACGGCATCTCCTCTGAAGACGCGAAAAAGATTTCTAAGATCATCCGTGATGAGGCGCCGAAGGGCGTGAAGTCGCAGATTCAGGGCGACGAGCTGCGTGTGCAGTCCAAGAGCCGCGATGACCTTCAGGCCACGATGGCACTGCTGAAGGGCAAAGACATCGAAGTCGCTCTCCAGTTCGTGAACTTCCGCTAA
- a CDS encoding family 16 glycosylhydrolase codes for MNRKRVTPLAITLLAVALLLSVLLVSQIGDSASGPPVASDEPNDLASPPPDPQLPGRSLVWSDEFDGPAGSAPNPDNWTNEVGGEGWGNNELQFYTEGVANAALDGTGNLVITARALDPLASDQSCWYGPCSFTSARLISADKVTVEFGRVEARIQVPGAGGVWPAFWMLGEDLSEVDWPEAGEIDVMEFVGNSPTQIFGTIHGPGYSGEQSFGGVLGLGTPVADEWHEVAVEWSPGRIVWEVDGTVYHEAVPADVAPNSWVFDQPFFLLVNLAVGGDFGGDLSDDITQPQEYRLDYIRAYELSA; via the coding sequence ATGAACAGAAAACGAGTCACCCCGCTCGCCATCACACTGCTCGCCGTCGCGTTGCTTCTCAGCGTGCTGCTGGTTTCCCAGATTGGCGATTCTGCCAGCGGGCCACCCGTAGCAAGTGACGAGCCCAATGACCTCGCGTCGCCGCCGCCCGATCCCCAGCTACCGGGTCGCTCCCTAGTGTGGAGTGACGAGTTTGATGGACCGGCAGGTTCGGCGCCCAACCCCGACAACTGGACTAACGAGGTCGGAGGCGAAGGCTGGGGCAACAATGAGTTGCAGTTCTACACGGAGGGCGTAGCGAATGCCGCGCTCGATGGAACGGGCAATCTCGTGATCACCGCTCGGGCTCTCGATCCGCTCGCGTCAGACCAGTCGTGCTGGTACGGACCGTGCTCCTTCACCTCGGCTCGTCTCATCTCGGCCGACAAGGTGACGGTGGAGTTCGGGCGGGTGGAAGCGCGCATCCAGGTTCCTGGAGCAGGCGGTGTGTGGCCGGCGTTCTGGATGCTCGGCGAAGACCTCTCCGAGGTCGATTGGCCAGAGGCGGGCGAGATCGACGTGATGGAGTTCGTGGGAAATTCACCGACCCAGATTTTCGGCACGATTCATGGCCCCGGTTATTCCGGCGAACAGTCGTTCGGTGGCGTCCTCGGCCTCGGCACCCCGGTTGCCGACGAGTGGCACGAGGTCGCGGTGGAGTGGTCCCCCGGGCGAATCGTGTGGGAAGTCGATGGCACCGTCTACCACGAGGCTGTGCCGGCTGACGTGGCACCAAACTCCTGGGTCTTCGATCAGCCCTTCTTCCTCCTCGTCAATCTTGCAGTCGGAGGGGACTTTGGAGGCGACCTCTCCGACGACATCACGCAGCCGCAGGAATACCGTCTCGATTACATCCGGGCGTACGAACTCTCAGCCTGA
- the cls gene encoding cardiolipin synthase — MDLGSIDFSFTAVLAAVLVVIDFMIRVLSIIYVPRNHRPQTAMAWLLAIFFIPYFGIILFLIFGSRKLPKRRREKQAEINQFIIESTEGMDQVAQDEPWPTWLKPVVELNRTLGAMPLVGGNTATLHSEYEESLDAMIAEVNNASSFVHVEFYILSVDSTTRPFFDALERAVQRGVRVRVLLDHIASLRSPGYFATIRHLKKIGVDWHVMLPVQPLKWKFQRPDLRNHRKILIIDGNVAFTGSQNMVDSSYNKRANLKRGLRWKDLMVRFEGPIVAGINALFITDWYSETDELLVREGSLAPATNSSASLDAQVVPSGPGFEGENNLRLFNSLLYAAQQRVIITSPYFVPDDSMLYAITTAAQSGLDVQLFVSEVADQALVYHAQRSYYETLLRAGVKIWLFPEPTVLHAKHFTIDDQVAVIGSSNMDMRSFSLNLEISVMVRGAEFIADMRELESEYRAVSRELTLEEWMKRPRRSKVLDNLARLTAAVQ; from the coding sequence ATGGACTTGGGCAGCATTGACTTCAGTTTTACAGCGGTTCTCGCTGCTGTTCTTGTCGTCATCGACTTTATGATTCGAGTGCTCTCGATCATCTACGTTCCGCGCAATCACCGACCGCAGACCGCCATGGCCTGGTTGCTCGCTATCTTCTTCATCCCCTACTTCGGCATCATCCTGTTCCTCATATTTGGCAGCCGCAAACTCCCCAAGCGTCGCCGCGAGAAGCAGGCTGAGATCAATCAGTTCATCATCGAATCGACTGAGGGCATGGATCAGGTCGCACAAGATGAACCGTGGCCCACATGGCTCAAGCCTGTCGTCGAACTCAACCGCACCCTTGGTGCAATGCCTCTGGTTGGCGGCAACACCGCGACGCTGCACTCAGAATACGAAGAGTCGTTGGATGCCATGATCGCCGAGGTCAACAACGCCTCCAGTTTTGTGCACGTCGAGTTCTACATTCTCAGCGTTGACTCCACCACACGGCCCTTTTTCGATGCCCTCGAGCGTGCAGTGCAGCGCGGGGTGAGGGTGCGGGTGCTCCTCGACCACATCGCGTCTCTGCGGTCACCGGGCTATTTCGCCACGATCCGTCATTTGAAAAAAATCGGTGTCGACTGGCACGTCATGTTGCCGGTTCAACCGCTGAAGTGGAAGTTCCAGCGCCCCGACCTGCGTAACCACCGCAAGATCCTCATCATCGACGGAAACGTCGCTTTTACGGGATCGCAGAACATGGTCGACTCCTCGTACAACAAACGCGCCAACCTCAAGCGCGGGCTTCGGTGGAAAGACCTCATGGTTCGTTTCGAGGGCCCGATCGTTGCCGGAATCAACGCCCTTTTCATCACCGACTGGTACAGCGAAACCGACGAGTTGCTCGTCCGAGAGGGGTCGCTCGCGCCGGCGACCAACTCCAGCGCGAGTCTCGACGCCCAAGTCGTACCGAGTGGTCCCGGTTTCGAGGGCGAGAACAACCTTCGGCTGTTCAACTCTCTGCTCTACGCCGCTCAGCAACGCGTCATCATCACCAGCCCGTATTTTGTGCCGGATGACTCGATGCTCTACGCCATCACTACCGCGGCTCAAAGCGGACTCGACGTGCAACTCTTCGTCTCGGAGGTCGCAGATCAGGCTCTGGTCTATCACGCCCAGCGCAGCTACTACGAGACGCTCCTGCGAGCCGGCGTAAAGATCTGGCTCTTCCCCGAACCCACCGTGCTGCACGCCAAGCACTTCACGATCGATGACCAGGTCGCCGTCATCGGCTCGAGCAACATGGACATGCGCTCGTTCAGTCTCAACCTAGAAATCTCCGTGATGGTGCGCGGTGCCGAATTCATCGCCGACATGCGTGAGCTCGAATCGGAGTACCGGGCCGTCAGTCGCGAGCTCACCCTTGAGGAGTGGATGAAGCGCCCACGACGCTCAAAGGTTCTCGACAACCTCGCGCGCCTCACCGCCGCCGTTCAGTAG
- a CDS encoding FAD-dependent oxidoreductase — translation MSKLRLAIVGAGPAGIYAADILLKAERQFDVSIDLFEQLPAPYGLVRYGVAPDHPRIKGIVNALRDVLDTGNIRLFGNVTYGRDITLDDLKKHYNAVIFSTGSVRDAPLPIPGIDLPGSHGAADFVSWYDGHPDFPREWTLDAKETAVIGNGNVALDVARMLAKHADDLLPTEIPANVYEGLKSSPVTDVHVFGRRGPMQVKFTPLELRELGELDDVDLVVYEEDFDYDDASKAAIESNKQIMVLDRIFTKWRGQEKGTASRRLHLHFYAGPVEVLGTDRVEGFRYERTTPDGQGGVVGTGEFREVEVQSLYRAVGYFGSPLDGIPFDDHRGVIPNREGQVIDDNDEQVHGVYATGWIKRGPVGLIGHTKSDAMETIKHVMNDQANWWSPENPDEQAIVDLLKSRDVEYTNLQGWQSLDAHEIALGEPEGRARIKLVDRDEMIAASKSTDSE, via the coding sequence ATGAGCAAGCTACGACTCGCCATTGTTGGTGCCGGCCCCGCCGGAATCTACGCCGCAGACATCCTGCTGAAGGCTGAACGCCAATTCGACGTCTCGATCGACCTCTTCGAGCAGCTTCCCGCGCCGTATGGTCTCGTACGTTACGGCGTTGCCCCCGATCATCCGCGTATCAAGGGCATCGTCAACGCCCTGCGAGACGTGCTCGACACCGGCAACATCCGCCTCTTCGGCAACGTGACGTACGGGCGCGACATCACGCTCGACGACCTCAAGAAGCACTACAACGCGGTCATCTTCTCGACCGGTTCAGTGCGGGATGCTCCGCTTCCGATCCCCGGCATCGACCTGCCCGGCAGCCACGGTGCCGCCGACTTCGTCAGCTGGTACGACGGCCACCCCGACTTTCCGCGCGAGTGGACTCTTGACGCGAAAGAGACCGCCGTCATCGGCAACGGAAACGTCGCGCTCGACGTCGCCAGAATGCTCGCTAAACATGCGGATGACCTGCTGCCGACCGAGATTCCCGCCAACGTCTACGAGGGCCTCAAATCGAGCCCTGTGACCGACGTGCACGTCTTCGGTCGTCGTGGCCCCATGCAGGTGAAGTTCACGCCTCTCGAGCTTCGCGAACTTGGCGAGCTTGACGACGTTGACCTGGTTGTCTACGAAGAAGACTTTGACTACGACGACGCCTCCAAGGCCGCCATCGAGTCGAACAAACAGATCATGGTTCTCGACCGCATCTTCACGAAGTGGCGCGGCCAAGAAAAGGGCACCGCATCACGTCGCCTGCACCTGCACTTCTACGCCGGCCCCGTCGAGGTGCTCGGTACTGATCGTGTTGAGGGCTTCCGTTATGAGCGCACCACGCCAGACGGCCAGGGCGGAGTCGTCGGCACCGGCGAGTTCCGCGAGGTCGAGGTGCAGAGCCTGTATCGCGCTGTTGGCTACTTCGGTTCGCCGCTCGACGGCATCCCGTTCGACGACCACCGCGGTGTCATTCCTAACCGCGAAGGTCAGGTCATCGACGACAACGACGAGCAGGTTCACGGCGTGTACGCGACCGGCTGGATCAAGCGCGGCCCCGTTGGCCTTATCGGCCACACCAAATCTGACGCGATGGAAACCATCAAGCACGTCATGAACGACCAGGCCAACTGGTGGAGCCCCGAGAACCCCGACGAACAGGCCATCGTCGACCTGCTGAAGAGCCGCGACGTGGAGTACACGAACCTGCAGGGGTGGCAGTCGCTGGATGCCCACGAGATCGCTCTTGGCGAGCCGGAAGGCCGTGCGCGTATCAAGCTCGTTGACCGCGACGAGATGATCGCGGCCTCCAAGAGCACCGACTCGGAATAG
- a CDS encoding sodium:proton antiporter has translation MDLFLLIFAATLLVAVLFSALAGRTVLSAAVLFLVVGFVIGSETTGILQFDSSSTEVSTIAEIALFVVLFTDGMKMGWADLRKAWRLPGRALGWGLPLTLAITAVLAHFLLGLGWAESLLIGAILAPTDPVFAAALVGNKRVPERLRQLLNVESGVNDGLALPFVVVFLAVSSGSEELHLGELGLELLAGTAIGIAVPWIVIKALHTRLFAAAGVFEPIVPIAIGLLVFALSSYTHANLFLAAFAAGVTVATVGQKEREAFEEFGEIVSELLKLLALMIFGALLSFKFLGEIAWTGWAFAILALIAARPIALYVSFLGSGLSMREQVAAMWFGPKGFASVVYVLVVVSAGIPAGDLIFHIVALTIALSIIAHSSTDVVVARSFSEAQETPAWQGPPPRW, from the coding sequence ATGGATCTCTTCCTGCTGATTTTTGCAGCGACCCTATTGGTCGCTGTCTTGTTCTCCGCTCTCGCGGGGCGCACGGTGTTGTCGGCCGCCGTGTTGTTCTTGGTGGTCGGTTTCGTGATCGGCTCGGAGACCACGGGCATCCTGCAGTTCGATTCCTCGTCAACCGAGGTTTCAACGATCGCCGAGATTGCTCTCTTCGTCGTACTGTTCACCGACGGCATGAAAATGGGCTGGGCTGACTTACGCAAGGCCTGGCGTCTTCCTGGTCGCGCGCTCGGGTGGGGCTTACCGCTCACTCTTGCTATTACTGCGGTGCTCGCGCACTTCCTCTTAGGCCTCGGCTGGGCGGAGTCGCTGCTGATCGGCGCCATCTTGGCGCCAACAGACCCGGTTTTTGCTGCGGCACTCGTGGGCAACAAGCGAGTTCCGGAGCGGTTGCGCCAATTGCTCAACGTGGAGTCAGGCGTCAACGACGGTTTGGCGTTACCGTTCGTGGTGGTCTTCTTAGCGGTCAGTTCAGGATCAGAAGAGCTGCATCTCGGCGAGCTGGGCCTTGAGCTGCTGGCCGGTACCGCTATCGGCATCGCAGTGCCGTGGATCGTGATCAAGGCGCTTCATACGCGGCTCTTCGCGGCAGCCGGAGTCTTTGAGCCCATCGTTCCGATCGCGATTGGCCTGCTCGTATTCGCGCTGTCGAGCTACACCCACGCCAATCTCTTCCTCGCCGCATTTGCCGCCGGAGTGACCGTCGCCACGGTGGGCCAGAAAGAGCGCGAGGCCTTCGAAGAGTTCGGCGAAATCGTCTCCGAGCTGCTCAAACTTTTGGCGCTCATGATCTTCGGCGCGCTTCTGTCCTTCAAGTTTTTGGGCGAAATCGCCTGGACCGGCTGGGCCTTCGCCATCCTCGCTCTCATCGCCGCGCGCCCTATCGCGCTCTACGTCTCGTTCCTCGGTTCCGGGCTCTCGATGCGAGAACAGGTCGCCGCGATGTGGTTCGGCCCGAAGGGTTTCGCTTCGGTCGTATACGTTCTCGTGGTCGTCTCCGCGGGTATCCCCGCTGGCGACCTCATCTTCCACATTGTGGCTCTCACTATCGCGCTGTCGATCATCGCTCATTCCTCCACGGATGTCGTGGTCGCTCGATCGTTCAGCGAAGCCCAAGAGACCCCGGCATGGCAGGGGCCGCCTCCACGCTGGTAG